The Cellulomonas sp. P24 genome contains a region encoding:
- a CDS encoding RNA polymerase sigma factor, whose product MTNRDDAWFAELVRAHAGPVFRYVVRRAARDDAEDLTADVLTVAWRRRDDIPAGAELPWLYRTAGFVIANHRRKGRPIPVGDLPDEVEAADPESIVIADEEVRDALAALSPRDRRILLLNAWEGLDGNELAAVLGLSRGGADAALSRARSRLREAWSERLSG is encoded by the coding sequence GTGACGAACCGTGACGACGCGTGGTTCGCCGAGCTCGTCCGTGCCCACGCCGGTCCGGTCTTCCGGTACGTCGTCCGGCGTGCCGCGCGTGACGACGCGGAGGACCTCACGGCGGACGTGCTCACCGTTGCGTGGCGGCGGCGCGACGACATCCCGGCGGGTGCTGAGCTCCCGTGGCTCTACCGCACCGCCGGGTTCGTGATCGCGAACCACCGGCGCAAGGGCCGGCCCATCCCCGTCGGCGACCTCCCTGACGAGGTCGAGGCCGCGGACCCGGAGAGCATCGTGATCGCGGACGAGGAGGTGCGTGACGCGCTCGCGGCGTTGAGCCCCCGGGACCGGCGCATCCTCCTGCTGAACGCGTGGGAGGGGCTCGACGGCAACGAGCTCGCCGCGGTGCTCGGCCTCTCGCGCGGCGGCGCGGATGCGGCACTCTCGCGGGCGAGGTCCCGGCTGCGAGAGGCGTGGTCTGAGCGGCTGAGCGGCTGA
- a CDS encoding cold-shock protein, whose amino-acid sequence MTTGTVKWFNAEKGFGFIAPDDGGADVFAHYSAIATSGYRSLDENQKVEFDVTQGPKGPQAENIRPL is encoded by the coding sequence ATGACAACAGGAACCGTGAAGTGGTTCAACGCGGAAAAGGGCTTCGGCTTCATCGCTCCCGACGACGGTGGTGCTGACGTCTTCGCGCACTACTCCGCCATCGCGACGAGCGGCTACCGCTCGCTCGACGAGAACCAGAAGGTCGAGTTCGACGTCACGCAGGGCCCCAAGGGCCCGCAGGCCGAGAACATCCGTCCCCTCTGA